In Felis catus isolate Fca126 chromosome C2, F.catus_Fca126_mat1.0, whole genome shotgun sequence, a single window of DNA contains:
- the CD80 gene encoding T-lymphocyte activation antigen CD80 (The RefSeq protein has 1 substitution compared to this genomic sequence), with amino-acid sequence MGHAAKWKTPLLKHPYPKLFPLLMLASLFYFCSGIIQVNKTVEEVAVLSCDYNISTKELTEIRIYWQKDDEMVLAVMSGKVQVWPKYKNRTFTDVTDNHSIVIMALRLSDNGKYTCIIQKIEKGSYKVKHLTSVMLLVRGVTPSTEPNAHAELEIMTLRSRPELRSRVGRLID; translated from the exons ATGGATCACGCAGCAAAGTGGAAAACACCACTACTGAAGCACCCATATCCCAAGCTCTTTCCGCTCTTGATGCTAGCTAGTCTTTTTTACTTCTGTTCAG GTATCATCCAGGTGAACAAGACAGTGGAAGAAGTAGCAGTACTATCCTGTGATTACAACATTTCCACCAAAGAACTGACGGAAATTCGAATCTATTGGCAAAAGGATGATGAAATGGTGTTGGCTGTCATGTCTGGCAAAGTACAAGTGTGGCCCAAGTACAAGAACCGCACATTCACTGACGTCACCGATAACCACTCCATTGTGATCATGGCTCTGCGCCTGTCAGACAATGGCAAATACACTTGTATCATTCAAAAGATTGAAAAAGGGTCTTACAAAGTGAAACACCTGACTTCGGTGATGTTATTGGTCAGAG gcgtcacacccagcacagagcccaatgcccaTGCGgagcttgaaatcatgaccctgagatcaagacctgagctgagatcaagagtcggacgcttaatcgactga